Proteins co-encoded in one Cinclus cinclus chromosome Z, bCinCin1.1, whole genome shotgun sequence genomic window:
- the LOC134056818 gene encoding LOW QUALITY PROTEIN: uncharacterized protein LOC134056818 (The sequence of the model RefSeq protein was modified relative to this genomic sequence to represent the inferred CDS: inserted 1 base in 1 codon): MALQSLALKFLLALASLLSAHGQEEHFNIQIVPQGTVMCRRPPWDSSLQLVPDKRNYAKNEEVMLSCPEGFQPTFTHVKCSSEIQSFTRGKPVYREVWTGRNSRGVWVRVRSMVECIGVLQVDPETFEISSTSIQLHWTCRFPDACQGMRAMCQLAAPSSPLCEAEEVKGEQMLHGRXGTFTCSPLQPFTEYNVTIDLPPNTTLFSWLFTTEQTVPDKPDKLWLDPDRGSLRWNSLPSCNGEIIGYQLSITARSAGDSSVLETERLRLNGSVTEHRLPEHSPGSSYTVTIQGLTAAGAGAALVKEFHSSSSSKPPRPQGISCRSVRDVAPSQGTAVLPLSPVARGSEAAREHQLIVAPTHNGSVIESICSGQPQLLNGSVYVAAVLNLTAPTDFVLGDGSRGQGEHNAALRPGCDYTALLRLVRLSPQADKFTCVCYSFSVVAGQTTGQWHGIVIGLVVLLVVLLVTAVILCFVLSRKRKYLPNKTKEENVKGEGS, translated from the exons ATGGCCCTGCAGTCACTGGCTCTGAAGTTTCTCCTGGCCCTTGCATCTCTACTGTCAGCACATGGCCAGGAAGAACATTTCAACATCCAAATAGTGCCCCAGGGAACAG TGATGTGCCGAAGGCCCCCATGGGACTCCAGTCTCCAGCTGGTACCAGACAAGAGGAATTATGCAAAGAATGAAGAAGTGATGCTGAGTTGCCCAGAAGGTTTCCAGCCAACCTTCACACATGTTAAATGTTCGAGCGAAATCCAGTCCTTCACTCGTGGGAAACCTGTATACAGGGAAGTCTGGACTGGAAGAAACTCCAGAGGTGTCTGGGTCCGTGTTCGGTCCATGGTGGAGTGCATCG GAGTCCTCCAGGTTGACCCTGAGACCTTTGAGATTTCCAGCACCAGCATCCAACTGCACTGGACCTGCAGGTTCCCTGATGCCTGCCAGGGCATGAGGGCCATGTGCCAGCTGGCAGCGCCTTCCTCCCCTCTCTGTGAGGCTGAGGAGGTGAAAGGAGAGCAGATGTTACATGGCC GGGGAACATTCACCTGCTCCCCTTTGCAGCCCTTCACTGAGTACAATGTCACCATTGACTTGCCCCCCAACACAACCCTTTTCTCATGGCTGTTCACAACAGAGCAAACAG TGCCGGACAAACCGGACAAGCTGTGGCTGGATCCCGACAGGGGCTCTCTCAGGTGGAACTCGCTGCCCTCCTGCAATGGGGAGATCATCGGATACCAG CTGAGCATCACGGCCAGGAGCGCAGGCGACAGCAGCGTGCTGGAGACGGAGCGGCTGCGGCTCAATGGCTCCGTCACTGAGCACCGGCTGCcggagcacagccctggcagcagctacACCGTGACGATCCAGGGACTGACGGCTGCCGGAGCCGGCGCTGCGTTGGTCAAGGagttccacagcagcagcagcagca agcccccgCGCCCCCAGGGCATCAGCTGCCGCAGCGTCCGCGACGTCGCCCCATCCCAAGGCACGGCCGTGCTTCCCCTGAGCCCCGTGGCCCGTGGCTCCGAGGCAGCCAG GGAGCACCAGCTGATCGTGGCCCCGACGCACAACGGCTCGGTGATCGAGAGCATCTGCTCGGGGCAGCCGCAGCTCCTCAATGGCAGCGTCTACGTGGCCGCTGTTCTCAACCTCACCGCCCCCACGGACTTCGTGCTGGGCGACGGGAGCCGCGGGCAGGGCGAGCACAACGCTGCCCTCCGCCCGGGCTGCGACTACACGGCCCTTCTGCGCCTCGTCCGCCTCTCGCCGCAG GCAGACAAGTTCACCTGCGtctgctacagcttctctgttG TTGCAGGGCAGACTACAGGCCAGTGGCATGGAATTGTGATAGGACTGGTTGTGCTGTTGGTTGTCCTCCTTGTGACTGCGGTCATCCTGTGCTTTGTGctctccag GAAAAGGAAGTATTTGCCCAACAAAACTAAGGAGGAGAATGTAAAAG GCGAAGGTAGCTAG
- the LOC134056122 gene encoding receptor-type tyrosine-protein phosphatase T-like: protein MALQCMFLLLLTPLLAAQNHGKCKVPPDWDPKLQFNPKRSSYDLNEVVQLSCAGKFVPSVPQIQCISRGAQTLWNETATCKETCQKPQWVSQLWFSPNQNFYRVSEEVTLSCFMNDAPPLAVIRCANGTSSNWKEAWEVLEIGRTWHRLAQKLICTMAKCSKPRWDAQLLFSESKTEYPQNRELTLTCHRGLEPSFRKVKCTKVFQRMDSGKPAYVDAWWGRNSRGAWTRIESHALCVALPEMCQRPPWDSRLQLVPDKRNYAKNEEVMLSCPEGFQPNFTEIKCQSGLQYYDHDVTQYSVYEEFWHGRDSRGVWVPIQSSVECIGVLQVDPETFEISSTSIQLHWTCRFPDACQGMRAMCRLAAPSSPLCEAEEVKGEQMLHGQGGTFTCSPLQPFTEYSVTIDLPHSRVIYRKYERTKETVPDKPDKLWLDPDRGSLRWNSLPSCNGEIIGYQLSITARSAGDSSVLETERLRLNGSVTEHRLPEHSPGSSYTVTIQGLTAAGAGAALVKEFHSSSSKPPRPQGISCRSVRDVAPSQGTAVLPLSPVARGSEAAREHQLIVAPTHNGSVIESICSGQPQLLNGSVYVAAVLNLTAPTDFVLGDGSRGQGEHNAALRPGCDYTALLRLVRLSPQADKFTCVCYSFSVGQEPSSLLDRKLVVLAVALTVAFLSLGIVLFLVVFRLKHNSSKASENSSTIPLRGRQKDVCKPHTQIPVEELLEALKMFKREEIEAEQTDDEPANRHGAGLLGEYQQLSSTLLHPCNAGKEQCNQNKNRYKSIIPYDHCRVVLQPSDTGNGYINASYVDTYRSPRFFIAAQGPLAGTVVDFWHMVWQEKTSVIVMLTGLVEHNKIKCEQYWPEQEQVYGNITVTLNNTWTTTGLVKRIFCLQKAGCALPRAVEQFHYLLWPDHGVPRNPSQLLCLVEVVNKRVLEAPAGPVLVHCSAGIGRTGTFIALDFLLKMGKAEGKVDVFQCVQQLREQRVSMVQTKEQYSFLYEALLEGLLCGNTGVPVESITTLVHSLREEETTGHNRVLEKEFKALQRFSELFQLLPCREAEKPRNQPKNRKPGILPADSCRPILMSSVNADGSPAYINAVFASTYTEEERIIITQLPFPTTLVDFWALVWDYTCTSVVVLNQLQELDKTYVQFWPTQGEDDYGRFHVQLISEEPGAGFTTWTLVLSNRQQPKKSAVEIQLHQLTDWPVQQHLPPHPDTIISLLGKVETHHRQSQDGHILVTCWDGASRSGIFCAAGFLCEQIQSEGMVDVSQAVRMLKRRRRQFIKDVEQYGLCYELALSYLNSFETYGNFK from the exons GGAAAATGTAAAGTTCCCCCTGACTGGGACCCCAAACTGCAGTTTAACCCAAAGAGGAGCAGCTATGACTTGAATGAAGTggtgcagctcagctgtgctgggaagttCGTGCCATCTGTACCACAGATCCAATGCATTTCCAGAGGGGCCCAGACCCTGTGGAATGAGACTGCCACCTGCAAAG agACATGCCAGAAGCCCCAGTGGGTCTCACAGCTCTGGTTTAGCCCAAACCAGAATTTTTACAGGGTCAGTGAAGAGGTGACACTGAGCTGCTTTATGAACGATGCTCCTCCCCTTGCTGTGATCAGATGTGCAAATGGGACTTCTTCAAACTGGAAGGAGGCTTGGGAGGTGTTGGAAATTGGGAGAACATGGCACAGGTTGGCACAGAAGCTGATCTGCACCATGG CAAAATGCTCAAAACCGCGATGGGATGCACAACTTCTGTTTTCAGAGAGCAAAACTGAATACCCACAGAATAGAGAACTGACACTGACCTGTCACAGAGGTCTTGAGCCCTCCTTCCGTAAGGTCAAATGCACAAAAGTATTTCAGAGAATGGATTCTGGAAAACCAGCCTATGTGGATGCCTGGTGGGGCAGGAACAGCAGAGGTGCCTGGACACGCATTGAGAGCCATGCCCTGTGTGTGG CTCTGCCAGAAATGTGCCAAAGGCCCCCATGGGACTCCAGACTCCAACTGGTACCAGACAAGAGGAATTATGCAAAGAATGAAGAAGTGATGCTGAGTTGCCCAGAAGGTTTCCAGCCAAACTTCACTGAAATCAAATGTCAGAGTGGACTCCAGTACTATGATCATGATGTGACACAGTATTCTGTGTACGAGGAATTTTGGCATGGAAGAGACTCTAGAGGTGTCTGGGTCCCCATTCAATCCAGTGTGGAGTGCATTG GAGTCCTCCAGGTTGACCCTGAGACCTTTGAGATTTCCAGCACCAGCATCCAACTGCACTGGACCTGCAGGTTCCCTGATGCCTGCCAGGGCATGAGGGCCATGTGCCGGCTGGCAGCGCCTTCCTCCCCTCTCTGTGAGGCTGAGGAGGTGAAAGGAGAGCAGATGTTACATGGCCAGGGGGGAACATTCACCTGCTCCCCTTTGCAGCCCTTCACTGAGTACAGTGTCACCATCGACTTGCCCCACAGCAGAGTCATatacagaaaatatgaaaggaCGAAAGAAACAG TGCCGGACAAACCGGACAAGCTGTGGCTGGATCCCGACAGGGGCTCTCTCAGGTGGAACTCGCTGCCCTCCTGCAATGGGGAGATCATCGGATACCAG CTGAGCATCACGGCCAGGAGCGCAGGCGACAGCAGCGTGCTGGAGACGGAGCGGCTGCGGCTCAATGGCTCCGTCACTGAGCACCGGCTGCcggagcacagccctggcagcagctacACCGTGACGATCCAGGGACTGACGGCTGCCGGAGCCGGCGCTGCGTTGGTCAAGGagttccacagcagcagcagca agcccccgCGCCCCCAGGGCATCAGCTGCCGCAGCGTCCGCGACGTCGCCCCATCCCAAGGCACGGCCGTGCTTCCCCTGAGCCCCGTGGCCCGTGGCTCCGAGGCAGCCAG GGAGCACCAGCTGATCGTGGCCCCGACGCACAACGGCTCGGTGATCGAGAGCATCTGCTCGGGGCAGCCGCAGCTCCTCAATGGCAGCGTCTACGTGGCCGCTGTTCTCAACCTCACCGCCCCCACGGACTTCGTGCTGGGCGACGGGAGCCGCGGGCAGGGCGAGCACAACGCTGCCCTCCGCCCGGGCTGCGACTACACGGCCCTTCTGCGCCTCGTCCGCCTCTCGCCGCAG GCAGACAAGTTCACCTGCGtctgctacagcttctctgttG GGCAGGAGCCATCATCTCTGCTGGACAGGAAACTGGTGGTTTTGGCAGTAGCATTGACCGTTGCATTCCTGTCACTGGGGATTGTGCTGTTTCTTGTGGTCTTCAG GCTAAAGCACAACAGTTCAAAAGcctcagaaaacagcagcactaTACCCCTGAGAGGACGTCAAAAAG ATGTATGCAAGCCACACACACAGATCCCAGTGGAAGAACTGCTGGAGGCTCTAAAGATGTTTAAGAGGGAAGAAATAGAGGCAGAGCAGACAGATGATGAACCAGCCAACAGGCATGGTGCTGGGCTTCTGGGAGAATATCAG caaTTGTCCTCCACTTTGCTGCACCCCTGCAATGCTGGGAAGGAGCAATGTAATCAAAACAAGAATCGCTACAAGAGCATCATCCCAT aTGATCACTGCCGTGTGGTGCTGCAGCCGTCTGATACCGGGAATGGCTACATCAATGCCAGTTATGTGGAT ACCTACCGAAGTCCTCGCTTCTTCATTGCAGCTCAAG GCCCCTTGGCTGGGACAGTGGTGGATTTCTGGCACATGGTCTGGCAGGAGAAGACGTCAGTCATTGTGATGCTGACAGGCTTAGTGGAGCATAACAAG ATCAAATGTGAGCAGTATTGGCCAGAGCAGGAACAGGTCTACGGCAACATCACTGTGACACTCAACAACACCTGGACCACCACAGGCCTTGTCAAACGCATCTTCTGCCTGCAGAAG GCAGGCTGTGCTCTCCCAAGAGCAGTGGAACAGTTTCACTACCTGCTGTGGCCGGACCACGGGGTGCCCAGAAACCCgtcccagctgctgtgcttGGTGGAGGTGGTGAACAAGAGGGTGTTGGAAGCACCTGCTGGACCCGTGCTGGTGCACTGCAg TGCCGGGATCGGCCGCACGGGGACCTTCATCGCCCTGGACTTCCTCTTGAAGATGGGGAAGGCTGAGGGCAAGGTGGATGTGTTTCAATGCGTGCAGCAGCTGCGGGAGCAGCGGGTCAGCATGGTGCAGACCAAG GAGCAGTACAGCTTCCTGTACGAGGCACTTCTCGAAGGCTTGCTCTGTGGAAACACCGGGGTCCCAGTGGAGAGCATCACCACCCTTGTCCACTCCCTTCGAGAAGAGGAGACCACAGGCCACAACAGAGTCCTAGAGAAGGAGTTCAAG GCCCTGCAGAGATTTTCTGAGTTGTTCCAGCTCCTGCCgtgcagagaagcagagaaacCCAGAAACCAACCCAAGAACCGCAAGCCAGGGATCCTGCCAG CGGATTCCTGCCGGCCCATCCTGATGTCCTCGGTGAACGCAGACGGCTCTCCAGCTTACATCAACGCCGTGTTCGCCAGC ACGTACACCGAGGAGGAGAGAATCATCATCACGCAGCTGCCTTTCCCCACCACGCTGGTGGATTTCTGGGCTCTGGTCTGGGATTACACCTGCACATCGGTAGTTGTGCTGaaccagctccaggagctggacaAG ACATACGTGCAGTTCTGGCCCACCCAGGGCGAAGATGACTATGGCCGTTTCCATGTCCAGCTGATCTCAGAGGAGCCTGGGGCTGGCTTCACAACCTGGACACTTGTCCTCAGCAACAGGCAGCAG CCCAAGAAATCTGCAGTGGAGATCCAGTTACATCAACTGACAGACTGGCCCGTGCAGCAGCATCTTCCCCCACACCCTGACACCATCATCAGCTTGCTAGGGAAGGTGGAGACTCACCATCGGCAGAGCCAAGATGGACATATCCTTGTCACCTGCTG GGATGGAGCCAGCCGCAGTGGGATCTTCTGTGCTGCTGGTTTCCTGTGTGAGCAGATCCAAAGCGAGGGCATGGTGGATGTATCCCAGGCTGTGAGGATGCTGAAGAGACGGCGGAGACAGTTCATTAAAGATGTG GAACAGTATGGGCTTTGCTATGAACTAGCCCTCAGTTACTTGAATTCATTTGAAACCTATGGGAATTTCAAGTAG